A window from Enterocloster bolteae encodes these proteins:
- a CDS encoding DNA topoisomerase 3 → MKLIIAEKPSVAQTIAAALGVKEKKDGYIEGGGCLISWCVGHLVQLAEAAAYGEQYKKWSFESLPILPEEWQYAVDPDKGKQFKTLKELMHRADVSEVVNACDAGREGELIFRFVYEAAGCKKPMRRLWISSMEDGAIKAGFASLKDGQEYDALFASALCRAKADWLIGINATRLFSCLYGKTLNVGRVQTPTLKMLTDRDAAISHFQKEKYYHVRLDLSGAEAASGRISDKAEADALKGACEAETAVCVSLTREKKTAAPPKLFDLTSLQREANRIFGYTAKQTLDLAQSLYEKRLLTYPRTDSSFLTDDMGGTAAGIIALLCEKLPFMAGADFTPEVVKVLDSKKVSDHHAIIPTMELAKADPDALPESEKNILTLAGARLLFATAEPHIYEAVTAVFSCAGTDFTARGKTVLAEGWKELQRRYRATLKDKPEAEDGENADVTLPKLSEGQGFPNPAAKVTEHTTTPPKPHSEASLLSAMERAGNGDTDPDAERRGLGTPATRAAVIEKLVKGGFAERKGKQLIPTKNGNSLICILPDILTSPQLTAEWENNLTQIAKGAADPGEFLSGIEAMARELVQTHAAALDGKKDLFREEKPSVGKCPRCGSPVHEGKKNYYCSNKECAFVMWKNDRFFEERKTAFSAKIAAALLKSGKANVKKLYSPKTGKTYDGTIVLADTGGKYVNYRIEVQKN, encoded by the coding sequence ATGAAACTGATTATTGCAGAAAAGCCGAGCGTGGCGCAGACTATCGCCGCCGCGCTTGGCGTTAAGGAAAAGAAAGACGGATATATCGAGGGCGGCGGCTGCCTCATTTCATGGTGCGTCGGGCATTTGGTACAGCTTGCGGAAGCTGCCGCCTACGGGGAGCAATATAAAAAATGGAGTTTTGAGAGCTTACCCATTCTGCCGGAGGAATGGCAGTACGCCGTTGACCCGGACAAGGGGAAGCAATTCAAAACCCTAAAAGAGCTTATGCACCGCGCCGACGTTTCCGAAGTGGTAAATGCGTGTGACGCGGGGCGCGAGGGAGAATTGATTTTCCGCTTTGTCTACGAAGCGGCGGGCTGCAAGAAGCCCATGCGCCGCTTGTGGATTTCCTCAATGGAGGACGGGGCAATCAAGGCGGGCTTTGCTTCCCTCAAAGACGGGCAGGAATACGACGCGCTCTTTGCGTCTGCCCTCTGCCGCGCAAAGGCTGACTGGCTTATCGGCATTAACGCCACCCGGCTTTTCTCCTGCCTGTATGGAAAGACCTTGAACGTGGGGCGCGTCCAGACCCCGACCTTAAAAATGCTCACCGACCGGGACGCGGCTATCTCCCATTTCCAGAAAGAAAAATATTATCATGTGCGCCTTGATTTATCCGGCGCGGAAGCGGCAAGCGGGAGGATTTCCGACAAGGCAGAAGCCGACGCGCTGAAAGGGGCTTGCGAAGCAGAAACGGCGGTATGCGTTTCCCTCACCAGAGAGAAGAAAACCGCAGCCCCGCCGAAGCTCTTTGACCTTACCTCTTTGCAGCGGGAAGCGAACCGCATTTTCGGCTACACCGCGAAGCAGACCCTTGACCTTGCACAATCCCTTTATGAAAAGCGGCTCCTTACTTATCCGAGGACGGACAGCAGCTTTCTTACTGACGACATGGGCGGCACCGCAGCGGGCATTATCGCGCTGCTTTGCGAAAAACTCCCCTTTATGGCGGGCGCGGACTTCACGCCGGAGGTTGTAAAGGTATTAGACAGTAAAAAAGTATCAGACCACCACGCAATCATTCCCACTATGGAGCTTGCAAAGGCTGACCCGGACGCGCTGCCGGAAAGCGAGAAGAATATCCTTACCCTTGCGGGGGCGCGTCTGCTTTTTGCCACCGCCGAGCCGCATATTTATGAAGCGGTTACGGCGGTTTTCTCATGCGCCGGGACAGACTTCACCGCAAGGGGAAAGACCGTACTTGCGGAGGGTTGGAAAGAGCTTCAACGCAGATACCGGGCGACGCTGAAAGATAAGCCCGAAGCGGAGGACGGGGAAAATGCAGACGTGACGCTGCCGAAGCTTTCCGAGGGACAGGGCTTTCCTAACCCCGCCGCAAAAGTAACGGAGCATACCACAACGCCGCCGAAGCCCCACAGCGAAGCAAGCCTTTTGTCGGCTATGGAACGCGCCGGGAACGGGGACACCGACCCGGACGCGGAACGCCGGGGGCTTGGCACTCCCGCCACCCGCGCCGCCGTCATTGAAAAACTGGTAAAGGGCGGCTTTGCGGAGCGCAAGGGGAAGCAGCTTATCCCTACCAAAAACGGGAACAGCCTTATCTGTATTCTGCCGGATATACTCACTTCCCCACAGCTTACCGCAGAATGGGAAAACAATCTGACGCAGATAGCAAAGGGAGCCGCAGACCCCGGCGAATTTCTGTCCGGCATTGAAGCTATGGCGCGGGAGCTTGTGCAGACACACGCCGCAGCACTGGACGGGAAAAAGGATTTGTTCCGGGAGGAAAAGCCCTCTGTCGGCAAATGCCCCCGTTGCGGTTCCCCCGTCCATGAGGGGAAGAAAAACTATTATTGCAGCAACAAAGAATGTGCCTTTGTCATGTGGAAGAATGACCGCTTTTTCGAGGAACGCAAGACCGCTTTTTCCGCGAAGATTGCCGCCGCGCTCCTTAAATCCGGCAAGGCGAATGTGAAGAAGCTCTACTCCCCGAAAACAGGCAAGACCTACGACGGAACTATCGTTCTGGCTGACACTGGCGGGAAATACGTCAACTACCGTATCGAAGTGCAGAAGAACTAA